The following coding sequences are from one Verrucomicrobiia bacterium window:
- the icd gene encoding isocitrate dehydrogenase (NADP(+)) gives MAYTTCTVPAGEKISISKGVLQVPNNPIIPFIRGDGTGPDIWASSVRVFDAAVEKAYGGQKKISWMEVSAGEASFKQYNNWLPDDTVEAFKEFLVGIKGPLTTPVGGGIRSLNVALRQMLDLYVCLRPVQYFTGVPSPVKAPEKVDMVIFRENTEDIYAGIEFKGGTPEAAKVLDFLAKEFPKDFAKIRFGTQEKIAEYMAQASGGHGAPPVEVGLGIKPVSAVGTIRLMKSAVEYAIKNKRKSVTIVHKGNIMKFTEGAFRDWAYGASKRIFGDKVYTWAQWEATKKEKGEEAANAEQKAALAGGAILIKDAIADIALQQVLTRPEDFDVIATLNLNGDYLSDALAAQVGGIGIAPGGNINYVSGHAIFEATHGTAPKYAGKDMVNPGSVVLSGEMMLRYMGWTEAADLILKGLNGAIASKRVTYDFARLMEGGTQIKCSEFGDNIIKHM, from the coding sequence ATGGCCTACACGACCTGCACTGTCCCCGCTGGCGAGAAGATCTCCATCAGCAAGGGTGTCCTCCAAGTCCCCAACAACCCCATCATCCCGTTCATCCGCGGTGACGGCACGGGGCCGGATATTTGGGCCTCCAGCGTCCGCGTCTTTGATGCCGCGGTGGAAAAAGCCTACGGCGGCCAGAAGAAGATCTCCTGGATGGAAGTATCCGCCGGGGAAGCCTCGTTCAAGCAATACAACAACTGGTTGCCGGATGACACCGTGGAAGCCTTCAAGGAATTCCTCGTCGGCATCAAGGGACCGCTCACTACGCCTGTCGGTGGTGGTATCCGTTCTTTGAACGTCGCGCTGCGCCAGATGCTGGACCTCTACGTCTGCCTGCGCCCCGTGCAATATTTCACCGGCGTTCCCAGCCCGGTGAAGGCTCCGGAAAAGGTGGACATGGTCATCTTCCGCGAGAATACCGAAGACATCTACGCCGGTATCGAATTCAAAGGTGGCACGCCGGAAGCGGCGAAGGTGCTCGATTTCCTCGCCAAGGAATTCCCGAAAGATTTCGCCAAGATCCGTTTCGGCACGCAGGAGAAGATCGCTGAATACATGGCGCAAGCCTCCGGCGGTCACGGCGCTCCGCCGGTCGAAGTCGGTCTTGGCATCAAGCCGGTGTCCGCCGTCGGCACGATCCGCCTCATGAAGTCCGCTGTGGAATACGCGATCAAGAACAAGCGCAAGAGCGTCACGATCGTCCATAAGGGCAACATCATGAAGTTCACGGAAGGTGCCTTCCGCGATTGGGCTTATGGTGCCTCCAAGCGCATCTTCGGAGACAAGGTCTATACGTGGGCCCAGTGGGAAGCCACGAAGAAGGAAAAGGGCGAAGAAGCCGCGAACGCCGAACAGAAGGCCGCGCTCGCCGGTGGGGCCATCCTCATCAAGGACGCCATTGCGGACATCGCCCTGCAACAGGTGCTCACGCGCCCGGAAGACTTCGACGTCATCGCCACATTGAACTTGAACGGTGACTACCTCTCCGACGCTCTTGCTGCGCAAGTCGGTGGCATCGGCATCGCTCCTGGTGGTAACATCAACTACGTCAGCGGCCACGCCATCTTCGAAGCCACGCACGGCACCGCGCCGAAGTATGCGGGCAAAGACATGGTGAACCCTGGCTCCGTCGTCCTCTCCGGCGAAATGATGCTCCGCTATATGGGTTGGACCGAAGCGGCCGATCTCATCCTCAAGGGCCTGAACGGCGCCATCGCCAGCAAGCGCGTGACGTATGACTTCGCGCGCCTCATGGAAGGCGGCACGCAGATCAAGTGCTCCGAGTTCGGTGATAACATCATCAAGCACATGTAA